In Fibrobacter sp. UWR2, a single window of DNA contains:
- a CDS encoding fibro-slime domain-containing protein, which produces MKRVCLGVLAVFLLGSIAWADLTLHFQSPWRDDATRSDYVPHVLGGAGGDYNPHFDATSTTMMKADGDGWFTYTWVGKSLADFQEWMSFNIKGCPNTADYNYNQNNCVPWGSNEFRMGEFFGTETELWLYTKADGSYEKSFMAPGSKIVWFKSPWGNKSLPQMIFGADSVLMRFIPGEASKCGWFYGSVTPTMMSSNPVQSAYFIRYKSPWYAVPADSDAAIDLSVALAASDTIYVDGTSAAPEASLTMGTKGECFDPTRVLHVYHPWRSNTSYRDSAFYITIGNNILNQPTPLAADGKYKYWREISFDDTLVSSPKWNSTMAQVQLLRGQNEWPQHPYFEEADRPLASDLFPAGIYETWMFASTSMGVKDFVYYPLEPKVVRLLSPWDDMSPSMLIVSMDDTVKMGPLPMDRQKDTCGWYEGTYYKHTDEWKVYFKQTFGMDYYSMSGIVGENKPAGEAVYLDSVLKVRDTVWVHPYPVSSSAPLLDVAFPNHLGRCPEMKISAMVLDWAGESYPDNIDVDFGGIYNGNPYTTIWGKNQNGEMDSLKTCGGHVLGMVLPTLVNGLPARVDSLDYPWYQCSAAHEIEKWFVPQVVATDAAGKEYTNATCRDIDLTLDEEGFWLADFTNEDDCNDTINPGFYPVDDFEYLDSAKTVKNPKFDWNVNGCRHNYSFAMKISAQFQYIPGQYFEFRGDDDVWVFIDNRLAVDIGGCHSPVEGAVNLDTMGLEEGKIYPFHIFFSERNATGSNFKMRTSINLQTEKRYFPVEEPTSDGTIEYTILQILTEENLTCDISSVGKVDTTLAESVFILYGQNAVKDGETLKPGLNYGGINISENMAGFVIDTAAIVRARALPPGMYVLRFYLVADPSQSSEVYFEVPEYPLPDIAFADAAGEPFDPTGYNLLLERMGLPENNGSKDTLMAFVSYPVTIMVTYIGQVCADCIITVDLSTTDSLSFLDANGQPITSVTTDSTGYATFYVMGYAAVNDASFTVSGSEVANKLVWGGINMMEPPVPYAGKGYMYDRDGDGIADSLYIPFSEPFDTDIPDTLAWSFGDSAWHVTTPVENVRSLIQNGSDLVITADNLVEKVFTGGNKDVYQGGLHYHYTYWDEDKGDSISLSMNGTVEDRIGPVLLSAIVTPGKDKLTTLTLLLSEATLDTSLGAIDMFDFTIWRMGEEVSQQMVVPRMTRMQNGVRYDLYFYGDETAVLPAVGDSVRLMPGVIRDLNGNVPHIANPWVRIIGGQRLLVDVPGLVTLTEERAIETAQWESSVTPMAIPPEQSLKDAIEQTGLPGQMLNYDLQELGLTASDTVSIDSIRIVWNVSYFSTLGQFVNKAKGSIACSDPVIFNGDCRTNPAKVFLAWNGRSDKGRLVGTGAYISKLDWKVMAGRKAVGKRDDTFTMGVRRGK; this is translated from the coding sequence ATGAAGCGCGTGTGTTTGGGTGTTTTGGCTGTTTTTTTGCTCGGTTCCATCGCATGGGCCGACCTTACGTTGCATTTCCAGTCGCCTTGGCGGGACGATGCGACAAGAAGTGACTATGTGCCGCATGTTCTGGGTGGTGCGGGCGGCGATTACAACCCGCATTTCGATGCAACTTCCACGACGATGATGAAGGCCGATGGCGACGGTTGGTTCACCTACACGTGGGTTGGCAAGTCGCTGGCAGATTTCCAGGAATGGATGAGCTTCAATATCAAGGGGTGCCCGAATACTGCCGACTACAACTACAACCAGAACAATTGCGTTCCATGGGGTTCTAATGAGTTCAGGATGGGCGAGTTCTTCGGCACCGAAACGGAACTATGGCTCTATACGAAGGCGGATGGATCTTACGAGAAGTCGTTCATGGCTCCAGGCTCGAAAATCGTGTGGTTCAAGAGTCCGTGGGGCAACAAGTCGCTGCCGCAGATGATTTTCGGTGCGGATTCCGTGCTGATGCGCTTTATTCCCGGCGAAGCTTCCAAGTGCGGCTGGTTCTACGGTTCTGTGACTCCGACGATGATGTCGTCGAATCCGGTCCAGAGCGCTTACTTTATTCGGTATAAGTCTCCGTGGTATGCCGTGCCTGCAGATTCCGATGCGGCCATAGACCTCTCGGTGGCGCTTGCTGCAAGTGATACTATCTATGTGGATGGTACTTCGGCTGCTCCCGAGGCCTCGCTCACGATGGGCACGAAGGGTGAATGCTTCGACCCGACGCGCGTGCTCCATGTTTACCACCCGTGGCGTAGCAACACGAGTTACCGTGACAGCGCCTTCTACATCACGATTGGCAACAACATCCTGAACCAGCCGACGCCGCTTGCTGCCGATGGAAAGTACAAGTACTGGCGCGAGATTAGCTTTGACGATACGCTAGTGAGTTCCCCGAAGTGGAATTCCACCATGGCTCAAGTCCAGCTTTTGCGTGGCCAGAACGAATGGCCTCAGCACCCGTACTTCGAGGAGGCTGACCGTCCGCTCGCATCGGACCTTTTCCCTGCCGGCATTTACGAGACATGGATGTTCGCGAGCACGTCGATGGGCGTGAAGGATTTTGTCTACTATCCGCTTGAACCGAAGGTTGTCCGCCTGCTTTCGCCGTGGGACGACATGTCGCCCTCGATGCTGATTGTATCGATGGACGATACGGTAAAGATGGGCCCCCTGCCGATGGACCGCCAGAAGGATACCTGCGGCTGGTACGAAGGAACCTACTACAAGCATACTGACGAGTGGAAAGTGTATTTCAAGCAGACGTTCGGCATGGATTACTACTCGATGTCGGGTATAGTGGGCGAGAACAAGCCCGCGGGTGAGGCCGTGTATCTGGATTCCGTGCTCAAGGTGCGCGATACGGTGTGGGTGCATCCTTATCCTGTCTCGAGCAGTGCGCCCCTCCTGGATGTCGCGTTCCCGAATCACCTGGGGCGTTGCCCGGAGATGAAGATTTCGGCGATGGTGCTGGACTGGGCCGGCGAATCGTACCCGGACAATATCGACGTAGACTTTGGCGGCATCTATAACGGCAATCCGTATACGACCATCTGGGGGAAGAACCAGAATGGCGAAATGGATTCGCTCAAAACTTGTGGTGGGCATGTGCTGGGAATGGTGCTGCCGACGCTCGTAAACGGGCTCCCTGCTCGCGTGGATTCGCTGGATTATCCGTGGTACCAGTGTTCTGCCGCGCACGAGATTGAGAAGTGGTTTGTGCCGCAGGTTGTGGCGACCGATGCCGCGGGCAAGGAATACACGAACGCTACATGCCGCGATATCGATCTCACGCTTGACGAGGAAGGTTTCTGGCTCGCGGATTTCACGAACGAGGACGACTGTAACGACACGATTAATCCGGGATTCTACCCGGTGGACGATTTCGAGTACCTGGATTCGGCGAAGACGGTGAAGAACCCGAAGTTCGACTGGAACGTGAACGGGTGTAGGCACAACTACAGCTTCGCGATGAAGATCTCGGCACAGTTCCAGTACATTCCCGGCCAGTACTTCGAGTTCCGCGGTGACGATGACGTATGGGTGTTTATCGACAACCGCCTTGCGGTAGATATCGGCGGGTGCCATAGTCCGGTGGAAGGTGCGGTGAACCTTGATACGATGGGGCTCGAGGAAGGAAAGATATACCCGTTCCACATATTCTTCTCTGAACGCAACGCGACGGGTTCGAACTTCAAGATGCGAACCTCCATCAACCTGCAGACGGAAAAGCGCTACTTCCCGGTCGAGGAACCGACGAGCGATGGTACGATTGAGTATACGATTCTGCAGATTCTTACGGAAGAGAACCTGACCTGCGACATATCGAGCGTGGGCAAGGTGGATACGACGCTTGCGGAATCCGTGTTCATTCTGTACGGGCAGAACGCGGTGAAGGACGGCGAGACGCTCAAGCCTGGGCTGAACTACGGTGGTATCAATATCAGCGAGAACATGGCGGGCTTCGTTATCGATACGGCTGCAATAGTGCGTGCGCGTGCGCTGCCGCCGGGAATGTATGTGCTGCGGTTCTACCTTGTGGCGGACCCGAGCCAGAGTTCGGAAGTCTACTTTGAGGTGCCTGAGTACCCGTTGCCCGATATCGCGTTTGCCGATGCGGCTGGCGAACCGTTTGACCCGACTGGATACAACCTGCTCCTGGAACGGATGGGGCTCCCCGAGAACAACGGCTCGAAGGATACGCTCATGGCGTTTGTATCTTACCCGGTGACGATAATGGTGACATACATCGGGCAGGTCTGCGCGGATTGTATTATCACGGTAGACCTCTCTACGACGGATTCGCTTTCGTTCCTGGATGCGAACGGTCAGCCGATTACAAGTGTCACGACCGATTCAACAGGGTATGCGACATTCTACGTGATGGGATATGCGGCGGTGAATGATGCCTCGTTCACGGTTTCGGGTAGCGAGGTTGCGAACAAGCTTGTGTGGGGCGGCATCAACATGATGGAACCGCCGGTACCCTATGCGGGCAAGGGCTACATGTACGACCGCGATGGCGACGGCATTGCCGACAGCCTGTACATACCGTTCAGCGAGCCGTTCGATACCGATATTCCCGATACGCTGGCGTGGTCGTTCGGGGATTCCGCATGGCATGTGACAACGCCGGTAGAGAACGTGAGGAGCCTGATCCAGAATGGGTCGGACCTCGTAATCACGGCGGACAATCTTGTGGAAAAGGTATTTACTGGCGGCAACAAGGACGTGTACCAGGGTGGCCTGCATTACCATTACACCTATTGGGACGAGGACAAGGGCGACTCGATTTCGCTTTCGATGAACGGCACCGTCGAGGACCGCATCGGGCCTGTGCTGCTCAGCGCCATTGTTACGCCGGGTAAGGATAAATTGACGACACTGACCCTGTTGCTGAGCGAGGCGACGCTAGATACGAGCCTGGGTGCTATTGACATGTTCGACTTTACGATTTGGCGCATGGGTGAGGAAGTCTCCCAGCAGATGGTTGTCCCGCGCATGACGAGGATGCAGAACGGTGTTCGCTACGACTTGTATTTCTATGGCGATGAGACGGCGGTGTTGCCTGCCGTGGGTGATTCCGTGAGGCTTATGCCGGGCGTGATTCGCGACCTGAACGGGAACGTTCCGCACATCGCGAACCCCTGGGTGAGGATTATCGGTGGGCAGCGTCTGTTGGTAGATGTGCCGGGGCTCGTGACCTTGACCGAGGAGCGCGCCATAGAGACGGCCCAGTGGGAAAGCAGCGTGACTCCTATGGCGATTCCTCCGGAGCAGTCGCTGAAGGACGCTATCGAACAGACGGGACTTCCTGGCCAGATGCTCAATTACGACTTGCAGGAACTTGGCCTTACGGCGAGCGATACGGTCTCCATCGATTCCATAAGGATTGTATGGAACGTGAGCTACTTCTCGACGCTCGGGCAGTTCGTGAACAAGGCCAAGGGTTCGATCGCCTGCTCGGATCCCGTGATATTTAACGGGGACTGCCGCACTAACCCTGCTAAGGTGTTCCTGGCATGGAATGGCCGCAGCGACAAGGGAAGGCTCGTCGGGACGGGCGCATACATCTCGAAGCTTGACTGGAAGGTGATGGCGGGCCGCAAGGCGGTCGGCAAGCGCGACGACACCTTCACGATGGGCGTGCGCCGCGGAAAATAG
- a CDS encoding ABC-F family ATP-binding cassette domain-containing protein has translation MIQIQNVSKSFGVQVLLDGASLLVGDHERVGLVGRNGCGKSTLFKMILGQECLDGGSIDIPKKYTLGYLQQHLNFTHATVHEEACSVLKPNEDGWLEEHKVEAILFGLGFDEESMHKSPMLLSGGFQIRLNLAKVLASEPDMLLLDEPTNYLDIVSMRWLSRFLRNWKGEVLLITHDHHFMDEVCTHTAGIHRHKIRKVKGTVEKLRETIAEEEEVAQRTQENEAKKKEQLEKVIERFRYKAAKAAMVQSKIKAAAKLANGERLTHERNLDFSFTEAPFPGKRMLQIKGLSFAYDGGPELITDLTMEVFKGDRIAVIGPNGRGKTTLLNLIAKELQPTAGEISHNPNLQINYFGQTNINRLNLDNTVEEEIATAIAEVSQKSRARGLAGLMMFSGDAALKKVKVLSGGERSRVLLGKILASACNMLLLDEPTNHLDMESIESLIDALEDYEGTAMVVTHDEELLHAFATRLVVFDGGKCRIFEGTYADFLEKVGWASEKKPGGSESANIKVSNIDVKTDAENAAPRAKEDRKARADYIAERSKVIKPLEKKLAKLEEDIAKAEALGGELEAKLVTASESGDGNAITSIAKEMDDNKNLVDSLYAEWERTSAELEAAKDKYPI, from the coding sequence GTGATTCAAATCCAGAACGTCTCCAAATCATTCGGCGTGCAAGTCCTTTTGGACGGTGCGAGCCTGCTCGTGGGCGACCATGAGCGCGTGGGTCTCGTGGGTCGTAACGGCTGCGGCAAGTCTACGCTGTTCAAGATGATTCTCGGGCAGGAATGCCTCGACGGCGGTTCCATCGATATTCCCAAGAAATACACACTCGGCTACTTGCAGCAGCACCTGAACTTCACGCACGCGACCGTGCACGAGGAGGCCTGCAGTGTACTGAAGCCCAACGAAGACGGCTGGCTGGAAGAACACAAGGTAGAAGCGATTCTGTTCGGCCTCGGGTTCGACGAGGAATCCATGCACAAGAGCCCGATGCTCCTTTCGGGCGGTTTCCAGATCCGCCTGAACCTCGCAAAAGTCTTGGCGAGCGAGCCCGACATGCTGTTGCTCGACGAACCGACGAACTACCTCGATATCGTGTCGATGCGCTGGCTCAGCAGGTTCCTGCGCAACTGGAAGGGCGAAGTGCTGTTGATTACGCACGACCATCACTTTATGGACGAGGTCTGCACGCACACCGCCGGCATTCACCGCCACAAAATCCGCAAGGTGAAGGGTACAGTAGAAAAGCTGCGCGAGACGATTGCCGAAGAAGAGGAAGTCGCGCAGCGCACGCAAGAGAACGAGGCAAAGAAGAAGGAACAGCTCGAGAAGGTTATCGAGCGATTCCGCTACAAGGCAGCAAAGGCCGCCATGGTGCAGTCCAAGATCAAGGCCGCCGCAAAGCTTGCGAACGGCGAGCGCCTCACCCACGAACGCAACCTGGATTTCAGCTTTACCGAAGCACCCTTCCCTGGCAAGAGAATGCTGCAGATCAAGGGACTCTCGTTTGCGTATGATGGCGGTCCGGAACTCATCACCGATTTGACGATGGAAGTTTTCAAGGGTGACCGCATTGCCGTCATAGGCCCGAACGGCCGCGGTAAAACGACGCTCTTGAACCTGATTGCAAAAGAACTGCAACCCACCGCCGGCGAAATCAGCCACAACCCTAACCTACAGATAAACTATTTCGGGCAGACAAATATCAACCGACTGAACCTCGACAACACCGTCGAAGAAGAAATCGCAACCGCCATCGCGGAAGTCTCGCAAAAGAGCCGTGCCCGCGGGCTTGCCGGCCTCATGATGTTCAGCGGCGATGCCGCCCTCAAGAAGGTGAAGGTACTCAGTGGTGGCGAGCGGAGCCGCGTGCTCCTCGGGAAGATTCTCGCAAGCGCCTGCAACATGCTGCTACTCGACGAACCGACGAACCACCTGGACATGGAAAGCATCGAGAGCCTCATCGACGCGCTGGAAGATTACGAAGGCACCGCGATGGTGGTGACCCACGACGAAGAACTCCTGCACGCGTTCGCCACCAGGCTTGTGGTATTCGATGGCGGAAAGTGCCGCATATTCGAAGGCACCTACGCGGACTTCCTCGAGAAGGTGGGTTGGGCATCCGAAAAGAAGCCCGGCGGTAGCGAATCCGCAAACATCAAGGTCTCGAATATCGACGTGAAAACTGACGCAGAGAATGCTGCGCCCCGCGCCAAGGAAGACCGCAAGGCACGCGCCGACTACATCGCCGAGCGCAGCAAGGTCATCAAGCCCCTCGAAAAGAAACTTGCAAAACTCGAAGAAGACATCGCGAAGGCAGAAGCCCTCGGCGGCGAACTCGAAGCAAAACTCGTGACCGCCTCGGAATCCGGCGACGGGAACGCCATCACCTCCATCGCCAAAGAGATGGACGACAACAAGAACCTTGTTGACAGCCTCTATGCGGAATGGGAGCGGACTAGTGCCGAACTCGAAGCCGCCAAGGATAAATACCCGATTTAG
- a CDS encoding alpha/beta hydrolase, whose protein sequence is MKFVCVLALLASLAMAQSEDPLLGQPFTIYSFEAGDSAQYHATVVRYVGPQTENVRKAAVLYIHGFNDYFFQRNLAEKMDSAGYAFYAIDLHKYGRSYRDGEVMGELRDIREYYAELDTAIAFVRNTEGDSVPLVMLGHSTGGLIACLYAADRDNGAGLAAIVLNSPFLEMNYGWPMRKIVVPVFSAVGALLPGLGIPRSVNENYDKSLLKSDFGEWEYDSKLKVRGSLPIDFGWLRAIHQGHARVQAGLRLVPPVLVMHSGCSYRDDDWSEEYSHCDGVLNVEHIREYGRNLGSSVQLEEIEGGLHDLFLSHLPARDNAYTKMFEFLDSRL, encoded by the coding sequence ATGAAGTTTGTATGTGTGCTTGCGCTTCTGGCCTCGCTCGCGATGGCGCAGAGTGAGGATCCGCTTCTCGGACAACCTTTTACAATCTATTCCTTCGAGGCGGGAGACAGCGCGCAGTACCATGCGACGGTTGTGCGATATGTAGGCCCGCAGACGGAAAATGTTCGCAAGGCGGCCGTGCTTTATATCCATGGATTCAATGATTATTTCTTCCAGCGAAACCTTGCCGAAAAGATGGATTCGGCGGGCTATGCCTTCTATGCAATAGACCTGCACAAGTACGGACGCTCGTATCGCGATGGTGAAGTGATGGGAGAACTTCGCGATATCCGGGAATACTATGCTGAGCTTGATACGGCAATTGCGTTTGTTCGTAATACAGAGGGGGATTCGGTACCGCTCGTGATGCTGGGGCACAGTACCGGCGGACTTATCGCGTGCCTTTACGCGGCAGACCGCGACAACGGTGCTGGCCTTGCGGCCATCGTGCTCAACAGTCCGTTTCTGGAGATGAACTACGGCTGGCCGATGCGTAAGATTGTCGTTCCCGTGTTTTCTGCAGTGGGCGCGTTGCTGCCGGGTTTGGGAATCCCGCGAAGCGTTAACGAGAACTACGACAAGAGTCTTCTGAAATCTGATTTTGGCGAGTGGGAGTACGACTCGAAATTGAAAGTGCGCGGGAGCCTCCCGATAGACTTTGGCTGGCTCCGTGCCATCCATCAGGGGCATGCGCGTGTGCAGGCCGGCTTGCGGCTTGTGCCTCCGGTGCTAGTGATGCATAGCGGCTGCAGTTACCGCGATGACGACTGGAGTGAAGAATACTCCCATTGCGATGGCGTGCTGAACGTGGAGCATATCCGCGAATATGGCCGGAATCTCGGGTCGAGCGTGCAGCTCGAAGAAATCGAGGGCGGCCTTCACGACCTGTTCCTTTCGCATTTGCCGGCCCGCGACAATGCCTACACGAAGATGTTCGAATTCTTGGATAGCAGGCTCTGA
- a CDS encoding cupin domain-containing protein — translation MIIDLKGMETTVLPNFKGGEKEYKAKMYFDGTTRIMHGTLEQGASIGFHKHETNSEIMFFVSGKGKVLFDDGVEYVEAGQCHFCPKGHSHSLINESEEPLVFYACVPELG, via the coding sequence ATGATTATCGATTTGAAAGGCATGGAAACGACGGTGCTGCCGAACTTCAAGGGCGGCGAGAAGGAATACAAGGCAAAGATGTACTTTGACGGGACGACTCGCATTATGCACGGGACGCTCGAGCAGGGTGCATCCATCGGTTTCCACAAGCACGAGACCAACAGCGAGATTATGTTCTTTGTAAGCGGCAAGGGCAAGGTGCTCTTTGACGACGGCGTGGAATATGTGGAAGCGGGCCAGTGCCATTTTTGCCCGAAGGGCCATAGCCACAGTCTGATTAACGAGAGCGAGGAACCGCTCGTGTTCTACGCGTGCGTCCCGGAACTCGGATAG
- the glmM gene encoding phosphoglucosamine mutase, with translation MSKLMRSISGIRGIVGDTLTPQVLKSHVRAFLEITKAKRVVIGRDSRPTGDAIVQFVAGICRLSGVDVVDVGLSTTPSVELLTVHFKADAGIIITASHNPLEWNALKFLNSKGLFLGPDDVKKLFELADADNFSYPDYRTMGKYEVAPDADGIHIDGTLKIPFVDVEAIRAKKFKVAVDAVNGAGSYIVPRLLEQLGCEVVRVHCEPDGTFPRGAEPIPENLGDLREAVKKNGCALGFAVDPDADRCALVDGLGQSIGEEYTLAIATEEVLSQKKGSVCVNLSTSRMNEDVATKYGCAFSRAKVGEINVSLQMIENGCIIGGEGNGGVILPALHYGRDSLVAAALVLSWMAHHDGGPEKFVAENPAYVMPKKKFELGDKKVADILPKVKAEFAGWKSDERDGLWLGSEKSWVHVRASNTEPVIRVIAEAPTAEEAETLCSKVEKLI, from the coding sequence ATGTCAAAACTGATGCGTTCTATTTCGGGTATCCGCGGTATCGTGGGCGATACCCTCACCCCGCAGGTGCTCAAGAGCCATGTGCGCGCCTTCCTCGAGATTACAAAGGCGAAGCGTGTCGTTATCGGGCGCGACAGCCGCCCCACCGGCGATGCCATCGTGCAGTTTGTCGCGGGCATCTGCCGCCTCTCTGGCGTAGATGTTGTGGACGTGGGCCTTTCGACGACGCCTTCGGTGGAACTCCTGACGGTGCATTTCAAGGCGGATGCGGGTATCATCATTACCGCAAGCCACAACCCGCTCGAATGGAACGCACTCAAGTTCCTCAACAGCAAGGGGCTTTTCCTCGGGCCCGACGACGTGAAGAAACTTTTTGAACTCGCCGATGCGGACAACTTCAGCTATCCCGACTACCGCACGATGGGCAAGTACGAGGTGGCGCCCGATGCCGACGGCATCCACATCGACGGGACGCTCAAGATTCCGTTCGTGGACGTGGAGGCGATTCGCGCGAAGAAATTCAAGGTGGCCGTAGATGCCGTGAACGGTGCGGGTAGCTACATTGTGCCGCGCCTCTTGGAACAGCTCGGCTGCGAGGTGGTGCGTGTGCATTGCGAACCCGATGGCACGTTCCCGCGCGGTGCGGAACCGATTCCGGAAAACTTGGGTGACCTGCGTGAAGCCGTGAAGAAGAATGGCTGTGCTCTCGGTTTTGCGGTGGATCCGGATGCGGACCGCTGCGCCCTCGTGGACGGTTTAGGACAAAGTATTGGCGAGGAGTATACGCTCGCGATTGCAACTGAAGAAGTGCTTAGCCAGAAGAAGGGTAGCGTCTGCGTGAACCTTTCGACGAGCCGCATGAACGAAGATGTTGCCACGAAGTACGGTTGTGCTTTCAGCCGCGCGAAGGTGGGCGAGATCAACGTGAGCCTGCAGATGATTGAAAACGGTTGCATCATCGGCGGCGAAGGCAACGGCGGCGTGATTCTGCCGGCGCTCCACTACGGGCGTGATTCCCTGGTGGCAGCGGCTCTCGTGCTCAGTTGGATGGCGCACCATGACGGCGGCCCCGAGAAGTTCGTGGCCGAAAACCCCGCCTACGTGATGCCGAAGAAGAAGTTCGAACTCGGCGACAAGAAGGTGGCGGACATTTTGCCTAAGGTGAAGGCTGAATTTGCCGGCTGGAAGAGCGACGAACGCGACGGCCTGTGGCTCGGGAGCGAAAAGTCCTGGGTGCACGTACGCGCGAGCAATACTGAGCCTGTTATTCGCGTAATCGCTGAGGCGCCTACAGCGGAAGAAGCAGAAACATTGTGCAGTAAAGTCGAAAAACTTATTTAG
- a CDS encoding putative transporter has translation MEWLIDLFTKPSVAQQVIAIALTAALGLMLGKVKVKGISLGGAGALFVGIALGHIGLRVDGSVLHFIQEFGLILFVYTIGMQVGPGFMDSIRRHGLVLNILSTSIVLLGVAVTLCLYFFTDMHNNVPVLIGMLCGAVTNTPSLGAANSAFAAAGVDTSLTGIGYAVAYPFGVIGIILVMLLVRIFFRQNPDKAAKDYAADIAASTKEIESCSLTVENKNLFGTLLKDIPDLISSGAVVTRLMRGNDIFTPNGKTVIQEGDKLHIVGMPEAVAIMEKIIGKRLETPITKETAADSGRTILVKTVLVTNKKVLGKTIGALALADRYGVNVSRVVRSGFKFTGRLDMRIKFADKFLLVGTAEGIEAAAKELGNSLTALDHPEILPAFLGIFLGVVAGSIPIAIPGMPTPLKLGLAGGPLIVSILLSRKRKIGPLNFFMANSANLMLREFGLTLFLSCVGLNAGIKFFDVLLNGDGIYYMGLAALITFVPLAIVATVGHLVFKVNYLSLCGVLAGATTDPPALAFANGQADSEAVNIGYASVYPLTMLLRILSGQVLAILLIST, from the coding sequence ATGGAATGGCTCATTGACTTATTCACAAAACCCTCTGTCGCACAACAGGTCATTGCCATCGCGCTCACCGCGGCACTCGGGCTCATGCTCGGGAAAGTCAAGGTCAAGGGAATCAGCCTCGGCGGGGCGGGCGCGCTCTTCGTGGGCATTGCCCTTGGGCACATTGGCCTGCGCGTCGACGGAAGCGTACTCCACTTTATCCAAGAATTCGGGCTCATCCTGTTCGTGTACACCATCGGCATGCAGGTAGGGCCCGGATTCATGGATTCCATACGCCGCCACGGGCTCGTGCTCAACATACTTTCGACAAGCATCGTGCTCCTCGGCGTGGCGGTAACGCTCTGCCTGTACTTCTTTACAGATATGCATAACAACGTACCCGTGCTCATCGGGATGCTCTGTGGCGCAGTCACGAACACGCCATCCCTTGGAGCCGCGAATTCAGCCTTTGCCGCGGCTGGGGTGGACACGTCCCTTACGGGCATCGGGTACGCTGTTGCATATCCATTCGGCGTCATCGGGATTATACTCGTGATGCTCCTCGTGCGCATTTTCTTTAGGCAGAACCCAGACAAGGCCGCCAAGGATTACGCCGCCGATATCGCGGCAAGCACAAAGGAAATCGAATCGTGCAGCCTCACTGTCGAAAACAAAAACCTCTTCGGGACCTTGCTGAAAGATATTCCCGACCTGATTTCGAGCGGAGCCGTCGTCACGCGACTGATGCGCGGTAACGATATCTTCACCCCGAACGGGAAGACCGTAATACAGGAAGGCGACAAGCTGCATATCGTGGGCATGCCCGAGGCCGTCGCCATCATGGAAAAGATTATTGGCAAGCGCCTCGAGACCCCCATTACTAAGGAAACCGCAGCAGATAGCGGCCGCACCATCTTGGTCAAGACGGTTCTCGTCACAAACAAGAAGGTGCTCGGCAAGACCATCGGTGCGCTCGCCCTTGCCGATCGCTACGGCGTGAACGTGAGCCGCGTTGTCCGCAGCGGTTTCAAGTTCACTGGCCGGCTGGACATGCGCATAAAATTCGCCGACAAGTTCCTGCTCGTCGGTACCGCCGAAGGCATCGAGGCCGCCGCAAAGGAACTCGGCAATTCGCTCACTGCACTTGACCACCCCGAAATCCTGCCCGCATTCCTCGGGATTTTCCTCGGGGTCGTCGCAGGCAGCATCCCTATCGCCATCCCGGGAATGCCTACCCCGCTAAAACTCGGGCTTGCAGGTGGGCCGCTCATCGTATCGATTCTCCTGAGCCGCAAGCGCAAAATCGGACCGCTCAACTTCTTTATGGCGAACAGCGCGAACCTCATGCTCCGCGAATTCGGGCTCACGCTGTTCCTCAGCTGCGTAGGGCTCAATGCGGGCATCAAGTTCTTCGATGTGCTGCTGAACGGCGACGGAATTTACTACATGGGCCTCGCCGCGCTCATCACCTTCGTGCCGCTCGCCATTGTCGCAACCGTCGGGCACCTGGTATTCAAGGTGAATTACCTCTCGCTCTGCGGCGTGCTTGCGGGCGCCACCACGGACCCGCCCGCACTCGCCTTCGCAAACGGCCAGGCCGACAGCGAAGCCGTCAACATCGGATACGCCTCCGTCTACCCGCTCACCATGCTGCTACGCATATTGAGCGGCCAGGTACTCGCCATACTGCTGATTTCTACCTAA